One Acropora palmata chromosome 2, jaAcrPala1.3, whole genome shotgun sequence genomic window, TCATTGCTGCAAACTATACACTCCTTTTTTACAAGAATAAACTTAATAAGAATATTTAGGCTGAAATTttcgaaattttaaaaatatgtatTCATTTCACAAaaagattccatgttgccgtgcgtcttttcagtaatagatcacaaaTGACGTCAGAATGTGTGCCATCACACATTATGAAGTGATAGATTTTGGAGAATGTTTGCCTCCCAAAAACAGTGTTCTCCAACTTATTCACAGAGTtgagttttcaatgttttattCCAAAGTCACACTCACTATTAATCACGATATCCCAAAGTGGTCTCAAtacaaaaattgattttccGATACACTGATCTTTCTAGAATCAAAGGTATCTATTACAAGTCACGAAACTAATCATCTTGTCAATTCCCGGCGGGAAACATTACTTATCTTAGTAAAACACGCGATCAACGAACAAGGGACATCAAAAGACTATTGAAAATATTGCCATGTCATATTACATTGCATGACTCGACACACTAAAAATCACCAACAAGATAACCAACACGACGGTAAGCGCCTCGTTGGTTACAACATTTTATATCCAGTAAGCCCGAGTAGAATAATTCTTTCATTAAAAACCACAGGATCAGcaactcttccatgttgattttattccgGTCCAAAACGGCTTTAGTCGGTCATTTTTCCTCAGAGCTGCGAAAATGTTTTCACTTTGATTTATTGCTGACGTGTTCCTTGACCATATTAGGTACAGCAGTTATATGAACTGCTAGGTAAAACGGCACGTGAAAAGCGTTGAAAACCGCCTGTCTTCCCTTGATCCAATCAACATTCGAGATTTCAAATGACGCCTAGGTCGAAAGATTTCTAAAATCAATTCAACATTGCATGTTTGAAACTATCGCTTTggttttttcagttgttatcGATGAAAATGCGAAACGCATCAGGAATTGCCACTTTAAAATGAGGAACGCGAAGTATTGTCACTATAGCATCGACTCGCCGATTAGTTTTCAGTACAATAGTGACtcgggaaaaatttttttctttggaacagcaacagcaacagcgACCCGAGAAACCACGAAGGTAAACGTTTGTTCCAGCACTGAATCGTATACGTTATCTCCATGGCTTGCGTACGACGGAGATGACGTCACGACAACTGACGTCTCATATCATCTCTGGAATGCATACGGCAAGACCTGGACTGAAATGTCTCATTGGGATGACTCCAAAGGTTGTTTCATTCCAAACAAAACCTTAGCAGATGGCAGTGGGCTTCAATGCTCCTACGACGGGAAGCTTATTGTAGAACGATCAAAAGGATGGCCTCTTGGAACATATGTCCGTTACTGGGTTCAAAGTGCGCTGTCAAACGGTTCCTATGATCGCCACTTCTACGAAGTCAAGTTTACCCATTGTAAGTAcggtttttatcttttaataaATACTCCCTTGagagaggaagaagaaaaaaaaacgaaagaaaaatagcaTTGCTTTCCATCTGGAGGCACCCGTGGCGTATGCTGCAAGTATACGAATGACGTGCCATGAACAATTTTTCGGCAGAAATGTTTTTAATCTGTATGATTGTTATGGCCAATCCGTATTCTTGTGTACTTTTGTCTGTAAATTCAGGGtacagataaaaaaaactatttaaaacattattttgcaTTAAAGGGGCAATGTTACAATAGTTTTGTTACTTTAAGGCCATAACATTttagtcatttttcttggacatttctCTCCAAGGGGGAAAGGTCCATGAGGTTATCCTTATGTGAagcaccaaccaaccagaaggaacaacacaaaggatagccacagcaccgggaacttcacgccctagagattgaaaaacgaaactatgtagttgaaaaaaaaattaacaaatagtTTTCTAGCTGAAACGCtatcattattaaatttttgaggACGTTTGAAATATATTGcgttcaaattcaaaaacgTTGGCCAATGTGTTCAAGTTTCAATCCTTTTCCATCCTCGCCATcctaagctgtaaataaggaaaactGAACTTCGAGCCGGTGTGCCAACAAAGTTCTGGTTGAAGAAActttaatttgagttttatttccattgattttaAGGCATTTTTAACCATTTACTGGAGTTAGGGTAAGGGTCAGGATTTAAGGTTTAGGGTTAAGGGTAAGGTTTGCATGGGGTGACACTGAGAATTCGTTATCTTCTTGTTCTTCAGGTTTGAAAACCTGGATTGGTGCATCAATTAACTTAATTGATGAAATAGAAAAAGTGTTACTTGATGCATCGAAAAGGGTGATCGAGATTACATTTTTGGACAGAAACGATACCAAGTTCGCCGTTTGCAATCCTGAGCGATGCTTGAAGTTGGTAAACGTCAGTAAAACAGGAAGTGGTCCCTGGTTATCCTGGACAAGCCGGTTAGATGATAGTGGGGGAAAGTTGGAgttgaaaagaattgaaaagagtGATAACCAACGCGACATTCAAGTGAGGATTATTTTATCCTCACTGAAAAGCGACATAGGAAGCGAGAAAATTGACTTACCGTTGAGGATTCTCGTTGATTCTTTCCAAGGTAAATtatattttgcaaagaaacaaatcatAGGGCTCTACGAACCAATTGCAAGGTGCGAATGGGAGCTTGTTAAACGAATGAGCGAATTTGCTAAAATGACCATGTTACCGAGGGAGCTAGCTTACATCAAAGTCTACCTTTTTTTCAACACAGTGATAGGTCGTTCATTGCGCATGCCAAATACCGTTTTCAGAATTTTGGTAGATGTTGCTGTAACATGGCGATTTATTCATGGGATCAAAACATATGTATGGATTACGCGTTCAAAAATAAgtctttcaaatttgatgcTTCAGTAGCATCGCCCCGACCCCCCTCTGGGTACGCTAACACCAACCAACCTCAGGGCCAAGGTGATGTGCTCATCACTGAACGCATTCGCAGAAACATGTCCCACGAGCAGTGGAATTAAGCAGTGAATgtcttaaaatttttgtttggagAACAAACTGTAACAgggacatttttgttttcttcattatGAGACATTGTTTCTTGCATTTTCAGGATCAGAGCTCTCTGTAACAGACAAAGCCTACACTCTACATCTATCCACGTTCTGGGGATTTTCGCAACCATCAGCGGAGAATGAAAGGACAAGAACCTCTCCCACGTGGCCAACGTCCTCTTCTGCTCGTTTGCCAGTAAAATATTGCATATCTGCAATTATTCTCATTGTGACTGTGGCTAGCTTTCTAAATTAGTTTTAAAGAACATAATGCTTCTGTTGCAGCTGATATTCTGCATTACTATAAATTTATTTGAGGAACATATTTTAGCTAAAACTATTTCatatcattaattaaaaattattgcagcATTTAAAGGCCGAGTATTCAACGTTATTAAATAACGATAATTAGGACTGGTTCAGCTCGGTTAAAGGTGAGGGCACGCTTCGTGACGCGTATTGAAGTTAGAAGGCATTTAATTGAGCGCAGCACAAGTCCTATCTGAGAAAGAAAGTACATGGcgtatttttgtttatgtatAATCGTGGTAGTTACCAGAGGTTTCTTTTCTCACTCACTCAGTCGAAACAacatttgttattttaaaagtTTCAAATGCTCTCAGTTTAGAGCGCTTTTCAAAGAACTGTGTTTGTTAGTAGTCATTAGTGTTTGTAAGTAGTGttagttgtttttggttttgattttttgtttgatactgttcttaaaaaaacaaaaaacaaaatagaatgCTGAAGAAGATTCAtcgacatttttctttttttttaatgttgaaAACTCAAATTCAAACTCATTGTAATATTTTGCTATTTCTCGCTAGCTCCGCTTTATCATGATGAGCGAAAATAAAAGCCATTCAACTTGTAACTCGCTCGTGGTCGGTGAAACTGTTTTGAcgaacgtttttttttttctcgcttttattttctcaactGCCGGTTCACTCTAGAAGACGAAAAAATCATCTGATGTGAAAGCGGGACGAACAAAGTCTTAGACCACTTAGTTGTCTAAAATTTGTCCGTCAAGGGGGACGAAAAATGCCATTTATAGTTCGttttatattttcatattttgcttAGTCTTATTGTATAAGCGCATTAGATCATATCCACATGTATTTTGCGCTATATaagtaataattttaatttaattcttttacCTGTGGTTATTACTAGTCTAGTTTGTCCGTCCCTGATTGCTCTTATTTTGTATGCCGGAATTTACGTCTGACAACACTAGCGGCATTGCTCATCTTTATTGAAGCCACATTGGTCGATCAAACAATTGGACCATTTTCTCGTCTTCTAGTGTAGAGACGGCCAATgtcctccaaagtgataatattGGCAACGCAGTGGGTGTTCTTGGGTATGAATATGTTTTGCGCGCTGGGCCTTCGCTAGAGCTCATCATCACCCTcgtcaaaaatattttaatatgcCCCGCGAACGAAACTCTGTTGCTTCATTAGTCACAACTACgcaaacgttttttttttttttaacgttttCCATGGTGTAGCCGTCGAAGCGATTGGGGTGGGGGTTgtggggttagggttagggggcAAGGGGGTAAGGGGCCGTAATGGCGTTTTTGTCGACGCTTACCCCCGGCATTTGTCTAATtttaattgaataatataAGTCATGTGCTTTGCAAGCTAGCTATAGTTTGCAGAGACAGCTAAATCTGGAAAAAAGGCAACTTACAAATTGGTGGCATTTTTCGGCCACCAACGCGTGACTATTTATTATATCATCAAGCAAATCTGTAAAAACCGCAGTAAATTAAAGCGATGTTCTGCAAAGGTAGGGCGATAAAAAGCTCATAAACCTAAGAAATGAAGGGAGAAAAAAACGAAGGACAGAGTAAGGGCAAGACGGGTGGGAAAATTTTGATAATCGGCGAAGTTTATCTCTTCAGTGAAAGCACAGCCGTGAGCGATGTGCTAACCAAAACgtgaaacaagaaatttattttcagatATCTGTGAGACAATAGCTAGAATGCGGGACTTTCCGACTGAATGCtttcatcttctttttaaAGAAGTGACTGATAAAGAGCTTGCTGACTCAGCGATGTCAGTGTATAAAAAAGGCTAACATGCGTGCAAGGATCAGAATTGCATTGTGGAGTCATTCAAATTGATTCAATCTACAACACACAGTCAAGATGAGTTGGATTTCattaagtttgatttttgGTAAGTGAATCCATGCTTCGGTTGTGTTTTAAGTATTTATTACGTTTTGTTGCGAACAAAAAACCTTGTGATAGTTAACAGTTGACCCTGCGAACAGAAATCAagttgaaaattcatttgaCTTTCAAGGCATTCGCATATGCATCGGCTTACTTTAGGACTGTTATCCGATTTTagtacaaaaaattattttcaaaaaacgtttttcctCCTTTTAGACATATATTTCAatacattacaataatttttaagaaaaattagATCAGATGGAGACGCAACAACCTCTAATGGCGTTTTATGACGTATGACCCTCATAAATACGCTACACATATGCTAATTTGATTAGAACGTAATAATGGTTTCCAACAGCCTAAGTAAGTGTAGCAACTGTTATCTTGTGGTGATGTTATTGGCATTGTCTACTGATTATTAGGTTTCATAATGTTCGTAATGCTATATCTTTATTTGTAAATTAGACGATACTTTTccactaagaaaaaaaattatgtacgGAAAGTGATCGATCTATAACGCCAAGAATCTCGGACTTATGTGGATAAACCTACCGGAGATGATTTTCGCATAACATTTAGTGTTTGAAATAGATAAAACAGAGCAGAAAACCGAAATTTCTTCGGAGGCATGTCATATCTAACGCTTCAAAACACACGGTTGTACTCGTCCGAAAGTGAAAgtgaaagagaaaatgaaagtgaaacaTTGCCTTTTATTTGCACTCCTACTTTTTGCCTGGTTAGAGCATCAAGTTCATAGATATACTTTtctattttagttttcatttcgATTTTATCTAAACGCAAACTGAAAATCGTTTACCCTGACGCAAATAAATTGTATTCGTCAAATAATCTTGTGTAAAAACAAGAGCCTTTATGGCTCTTAGTACAACTCATAACGGAAATGGTAATGAGTACCGGAAAATTCGAAActtctgaaactttcaccAGTGTTTTCAAATTC contains:
- the LOC141874063 gene encoding uncharacterized protein LOC141874063 codes for the protein MGCSLISLAIFMATATATRETTKVNVCSSTESYTLSPWLAYDGDDVTTTDVSYHLWNAYGKTWTEMSHWDDSKGCFIPNKTLADGSGLQCSYDGKLIVERSKGWPLGTYVRYWVQSALSNGSYDRHFYEVKFTHCLKTWIGASINLIDEIEKVLLDASKRVIEITFLDRNDTKFAVCNPERCLKLVNVSKTGSGPWLSWTSRLDDSGGKLELKRIEKSDNQRDIQVRIILSSLKSDIGSEKIDLPLRILVDSFQGSELSVTDKAYTLHLSTFWGFSQPSAENERTRTSPTWPTSSSARLPVKYCISAIILIVTVASFLN